The Littorina saxatilis isolate snail1 linkage group LG15, US_GU_Lsax_2.0, whole genome shotgun sequence genome contains a region encoding:
- the LOC138948905 gene encoding band 7 protein AAEL010189-like, whose product MDPKKPDQDRGSDGDNGFCGQILTVFSLILVVLSLPFSLYWCIAIVQEYERAVIYRLGRLMSGEAKGPGLFFILPCIDEYSKVDLRVVSFDVPPQEVLTRDSVTVAVDAVVYYRVSNATSTVNNVANASKSTKLLAASILRNTLGTKTMSEILSEREQISQLMQGALDEATDPWGIKVERVEVKDVRLPVQLQRAMAAEAEASREARAKVIAAEGEQKASRALKDAADIMVDSPGALQLRYLQTLSTISAEKNSTIIFPLPMDLLKGFIK is encoded by the exons ATGGATCCGAAGAAGCCAG ATCAGGATCGTGGGTCGGATGGTGACAATGGATTCTGTGGTCAGATCCTGACAGTCTTTTCACTAATCCTGGTTGTTCTCTCCCTCCCATTCTCCCTGTATTGGTGTATCGCG ATTGTCCAGGAATACGAGAGAGCTGTGATCTACCGACTAGGTCGACTGATGTCAGGGGAAGCCAAAGGCCCTGGACTGTTCTTCATCCTTCCCTGCATTGACGAGTATTCTAAGGTCGACCTCAGGGTCGTGTCTTTCGACGTTCCACCTCAGGAG GTGTTGACCCGTGACTCTGTGACTGTGGCTGTGGACGCCGTGGTGTACTACCGTGTGAGTAACGCCACTTCCACCGTCAACAACGTGGCGAACGCTTCCAAATCCACCAAGCTGCTGGCAGCCTCCATCCTGCGTAACACGCTGGGCACCAAGACCATGTCCGAGATCCTGTCCGAAAGAGAGCAGATCAGTCAACTCATGCAG GGTGCTTTGGACGAGGCCACTGACCCGTGGGGAATCAAGGTTGAACGCGTGGAAGT taagGACGTGAGACTGCCCGTCCAGCTGCAAAGAGCTATGGCTGCCGAGGCTGAGGCTTCACGAGAAGCACGTGCtaag GTGATCGCAGCCGAGGGAGAACAGAAGGCATCGCGCGCCCTGAAGGATGCTGCTGACATCATGGTGGACTCGCCCGGCGCTCTACAGCTGCGTTACCTGCAGACCCTCAGCACCATCTCTGCCGAGAAGAACTCCACCATCATCTTCCCTCTGCCCATGGACTTGTTGAAAGGATTCATAAAGTAG